In Oceaniferula flava, one genomic interval encodes:
- a CDS encoding NAD(P)H-dependent oxidoreductase has translation MTPQELIQSLNWRYATKEFDAEKKIPSDIWDTIEQSLVLTPSSFGLQPWKFLTVTDAHVRQELLTHSWNQHQVTDCSHMVVLCARSQVGDTEIDAWLDRLVEIRGVDRESLDGYAGMMRGFLGNMDEAQKLAWSKNQVYIALGQLMASAAALSVDACPMEGIIPAEYDRILNLEGSGYCTTVACALGYRSANDKYAEIPKVRFEKASVIDSI, from the coding sequence ATGACACCACAAGAACTAATCCAAAGCCTGAACTGGCGCTACGCCACCAAGGAATTTGACGCTGAAAAGAAGATCCCGTCTGACATCTGGGACACCATCGAGCAGAGCCTGGTCCTCACACCTTCCTCCTTCGGCCTCCAGCCTTGGAAGTTTCTAACCGTCACCGATGCCCACGTGCGCCAGGAGTTACTCACCCACTCGTGGAATCAGCACCAAGTGACCGACTGCTCCCACATGGTCGTGCTCTGCGCGAGATCCCAAGTGGGCGACACCGAGATCGATGCCTGGCTGGATCGCTTGGTTGAAATCCGTGGTGTCGACCGTGAAAGTCTCGATGGCTATGCCGGCATGATGCGTGGCTTCCTCGGAAATATGGACGAGGCCCAAAAGTTAGCCTGGTCCAAGAACCAAGTCTACATCGCCTTGGGGCAGCTGATGGCATCCGCCGCAGCCCTCAGCGTGGACGCCTGCCCGATGGAAGGCATCATCCCCGCAGAATACGACCGTATTTTAAACCTGGAAGGCAGCGGCTACTGCACCACCGTCGCCTGTGCGCTAGGTTACCGATCCGCTAACGACAAATACGCTGAAATCCCCAAAGTTCGCTTTGAAAAAGCCAGCGTGATCGACTCGATCTAA
- a CDS encoding LPS assembly protein LptD, giving the protein MRRFGSSIFLPLSFLCIAHTSHLSAQDLPAASPDADAAAGQEGEQQLGRGGDPTQPDFDAGLGGNFAGMPEMPSSIRVDNDGTLEFDLEKGTYLFLGKVIVQGDNGLVLKAGKVLVDAKAETAILTGNVSVLQKAGKNPDGTPAPGMHLFSDRVTLDAKKKVVTLLGNVSIYQGPTLHRGDRAVYNYGTRQLGTEGLASRLGPILLESDSFKLEDHNGRKAYVGQNAGITTHDVENPNFWLRSDTTTIYPGNKVIFKNLRLYAGDTSIFWLPYLSQPLDADLGYHFLPGAKTSWGLYLLNTYGIMLGGDVDEVTGERENAWLLSQWHFDIRTRRGIGTGLDLYDYRLKENENLGWLKLYYLNDWDPSLERSSEDRGFVNEDRWKLELKHRLTLREQGDSRTFLDFDVTALSDRYFLEDYEPGTYKINPNPDNDIGIFHRNPKALAGLYARLRLNDFYTTDTRLPEIFLDQVKGPLWDSPVLHEGQTSFGIYREYLADYYENELQAEADALLPGDPRLAEINSVLDDRGFSRFHTYHEFSLPLNHGGAVAIVPRAGFGHTRYWGLENDTDSFSSTHFSVGLDLSMKFSKVYPDIQNADLGIDGLLHIFQPYINFSQLSTNGMDSSFYGIDQLTPSTRPRPLEVGRFTAIDDLSDWSIMRLGMRNRLMTKRNGDTHEWLTMNTYIDVFFNDPELGRDFSNLYNEITWQPLPWMSLDLETQFPIAGGGSGFREVSSWINFMPNERMELSLGYRQLNNHPILNDSDRVDIKGYLRLSEAWGLGFYQRWEFDDGTLEVQQISVHHDFDSWTGSLGLLMRDNRDASDEYGLVLNFTLKEFPRMNLPLSVDNE; this is encoded by the coding sequence ATGAGGCGTTTCGGTTCTAGCATCTTCCTTCCCCTGAGTTTCCTGTGTATTGCGCACACGTCGCATCTCTCTGCCCAAGACCTTCCGGCCGCCAGTCCTGACGCGGACGCCGCTGCCGGTCAAGAGGGTGAACAGCAGCTTGGCCGTGGTGGCGACCCCACTCAGCCAGACTTCGATGCCGGTCTCGGCGGCAACTTCGCCGGCATGCCTGAGATGCCCAGCAGTATCCGGGTTGATAACGATGGCACGCTGGAATTTGATCTGGAAAAAGGAACCTACCTCTTTCTTGGAAAAGTAATTGTCCAAGGCGACAATGGCCTGGTGCTAAAAGCCGGCAAGGTGCTCGTCGATGCCAAGGCCGAAACGGCCATCCTCACCGGCAATGTCTCCGTGCTGCAAAAAGCGGGTAAGAACCCCGACGGCACACCGGCACCCGGCATGCACCTTTTTTCAGACAGGGTCACCCTCGACGCCAAAAAGAAAGTCGTCACCCTGTTAGGTAACGTCAGCATCTATCAAGGCCCCACCCTGCACCGGGGCGACCGCGCCGTCTACAACTACGGCACCCGCCAGCTCGGGACCGAAGGCCTGGCGAGTCGGCTCGGACCAATCTTATTAGAGTCCGACAGCTTCAAGCTCGAAGACCACAATGGTCGCAAAGCCTACGTCGGCCAGAACGCCGGCATCACCACGCACGATGTGGAAAACCCGAACTTCTGGCTCCGCTCGGACACCACCACCATCTATCCGGGGAATAAGGTCATCTTCAAGAACCTGCGTCTCTACGCTGGGGACACCTCAATTTTCTGGCTCCCCTACCTTTCCCAGCCTCTCGATGCCGACCTCGGTTACCACTTCCTCCCCGGAGCGAAAACCAGCTGGGGCCTCTACCTGCTGAACACCTACGGCATCATGCTCGGCGGCGATGTCGATGAAGTCACCGGCGAGCGCGAGAATGCCTGGTTGCTCTCCCAGTGGCATTTCGATATCCGCACACGTCGCGGTATCGGCACCGGTCTGGACCTCTACGACTATCGTCTCAAAGAGAATGAAAACCTCGGCTGGCTGAAACTTTACTATCTGAACGATTGGGACCCGTCATTGGAGCGCTCTTCGGAAGACCGTGGATTCGTCAATGAAGACCGCTGGAAACTTGAGCTCAAGCATCGTCTTACCCTCCGTGAACAGGGCGACAGCCGCACCTTCCTCGATTTCGACGTCACCGCCCTCAGCGATCGCTATTTCCTCGAGGATTACGAACCGGGCACTTACAAAATCAACCCGAACCCCGACAATGACATCGGAATTTTCCACCGTAATCCTAAGGCTCTCGCCGGGCTCTATGCTCGTCTGCGTTTGAATGATTTCTACACCACCGACACCCGTCTGCCCGAGATCTTCCTCGATCAGGTCAAGGGGCCACTTTGGGACAGCCCTGTGCTGCATGAGGGGCAGACCAGCTTTGGTATCTACCGCGAATATCTAGCAGATTATTATGAAAACGAACTCCAGGCCGAGGCCGATGCCCTGCTCCCCGGAGACCCGCGCCTCGCGGAAATCAACAGCGTGTTAGACGATCGTGGATTCAGCCGCTTCCACACCTACCACGAGTTCAGCCTGCCGCTCAACCACGGCGGCGCCGTCGCCATCGTCCCTCGTGCCGGCTTTGGCCACACCCGCTATTGGGGACTAGAAAACGACACCGACTCGTTCAGCAGCACTCACTTCTCCGTGGGCTTGGATCTCTCGATGAAATTCTCCAAAGTCTATCCGGACATCCAGAATGCCGACCTCGGTATCGATGGCTTACTGCACATCTTCCAGCCCTACATCAACTTCTCACAGCTCTCCACCAATGGGATGGACAGCTCATTCTACGGCATCGATCAGCTGACGCCATCCACCCGTCCTCGTCCTCTCGAAGTCGGCCGTTTCACTGCCATCGATGACCTGAGTGACTGGTCGATCATGCGTCTCGGCATGCGTAACCGCCTGATGACCAAACGCAATGGCGACACCCACGAATGGCTGACCATGAACACCTACATCGACGTCTTCTTCAATGACCCGGAGCTGGGACGTGATTTTTCCAATCTCTACAATGAAATCACCTGGCAGCCACTACCATGGATGAGCTTGGATCTGGAAACGCAGTTCCCTATCGCCGGTGGTGGGTCCGGTTTCCGTGAGGTCTCCAGCTGGATCAACTTCATGCCGAATGAGCGAATGGAACTCAGTCTGGGATATCGTCAGCTGAACAATCACCCGATCCTTAACGACAGCGACCGGGTGGACATCAAGGGCTACCTCCGCCTGAGTGAGGCTTGGGGCTTGGGCTTTTATCAACGTTGGGAATTTGACGATGGCACTCTGGAGGTGCAGCAGATCAGCGTCCACCATGACTTCGATAGCTGGACCGGCTCGCTAGGCCTGCTTATGCGTGACAACCGGGACGCCAGTGATGAATACGGCCTGGTGCTGAATTTCACCCTGAAGGAATTCCCTCGCATGAACCTGCCGCTTTCCGTCGATAACGAATAG
- a CDS encoding phage holin family protein: protein MAAHPHPDPTDRPSDFTPELGNAVDAPSDLKQALSGFFAARVELASIEAKEAAGFVSQKIVHAVIMAACGFFIWCLVLAGITGVLAPIVGGWLADSVAWLPGWCAVLFGLALLHAIVALICLMRLKKKPSEELFGLTRQELENDKQWLKRNK, encoded by the coding sequence ATGGCCGCCCACCCTCACCCCGATCCCACCGATCGGCCGTCCGACTTCACGCCAGAACTTGGCAATGCTGTTGACGCTCCATCCGACTTGAAACAAGCACTGAGTGGCTTTTTCGCTGCACGCGTTGAGCTGGCAAGCATCGAAGCCAAGGAAGCTGCCGGCTTTGTCAGTCAGAAAATCGTCCATGCAGTGATCATGGCTGCCTGTGGATTCTTCATCTGGTGCTTGGTGCTTGCCGGAATCACCGGTGTGCTCGCGCCCATCGTGGGAGGCTGGTTGGCGGATTCGGTAGCGTGGTTACCCGGCTGGTGTGCAGTGCTTTTCGGTCTAGCACTCTTACACGCCATCGTCGCCCTCATCTGCCTGATGCGCCTGAAGAAAAAACCAAGCGAAGAACTATTCGGTCTCACGCGTCAGGAACTTGAAAACGATAAACAATGGCTAAAAAGAAACAAGTAG
- a CDS encoding DUF883 family protein, giving the protein MEETYADPNLTSESPFSETPPSHGAANDLRAAAGDKAKQIAHEAGDKAKHLANEASVKAQQLKQTAVDKAQQFREYAGTKATGIKDTAGAKAQQFKQVAGEQVQHGRVKARAVHADTEEYIRQNPTKSVLTALGVGFVLGIIVRR; this is encoded by the coding sequence ATGGAAGAGACATACGCAGACCCCAATCTAACCTCCGAATCACCTTTCAGTGAGACACCACCATCCCACGGTGCCGCCAACGATCTTCGCGCCGCTGCGGGAGACAAGGCCAAGCAAATCGCCCACGAAGCTGGTGACAAAGCCAAGCACCTGGCCAATGAAGCCAGCGTCAAGGCCCAGCAACTCAAGCAGACTGCGGTGGACAAAGCCCAGCAGTTCCGCGAATACGCTGGCACCAAGGCCACCGGCATCAAGGACACCGCCGGAGCCAAGGCCCAGCAGTTCAAGCAAGTGGCTGGCGAGCAAGTGCAACACGGCCGCGTCAAAGCCCGTGCCGTGCACGCTGACACCGAGGAATACATCCGCCAGAACCCCACCAAATCCGTGCTCACGGCACTGGGAGTTGGCTTCGTCCTCGGAATCATCGTTCGCCGCTAA
- a CDS encoding MBL fold metallo-hydrolase, which yields MTRRAILRMLPPHMKIRKYIGGMVMTNGYLLGEGEHSVLIDAPSGVTDWLEQEGELPGELLLTHQHYDHVEDVARLAAKGVKIRAFAEYSKDLTLENFREQWGMPIEVAPYRIDDVLVDSRELTSGGMTFRIEHVPGHSPDSIVFITGENDDSGPALAFVGDTLFADSIGRPDLPGGDQKLLLTGIREKLLTLPEDTRIFPGHGFETSIGRERSGNPFL from the coding sequence ATGACCCGGCGCGCCATCCTGCGCATGCTTCCGCCGCACATGAAGATTAGAAAATACATCGGCGGCATGGTGATGACCAACGGCTACCTCCTGGGCGAGGGCGAGCACAGCGTGTTAATCGACGCGCCATCGGGCGTCACTGATTGGCTGGAGCAAGAAGGCGAACTTCCAGGCGAACTGCTGCTGACCCACCAGCACTACGATCACGTCGAGGACGTCGCCCGACTGGCCGCCAAGGGAGTGAAAATCCGCGCCTTTGCCGAGTATTCCAAAGATTTGACCTTGGAGAACTTTCGTGAGCAATGGGGCATGCCGATTGAAGTGGCTCCTTACCGGATCGACGATGTGCTCGTCGACAGCCGTGAACTGACTTCGGGGGGCATGACTTTCCGCATCGAACATGTGCCCGGGCACTCGCCGGACAGCATTGTTTTCATCACCGGTGAGAACGATGACTCAGGGCCGGCTTTGGCCTTTGTCGGTGACACTCTATTTGCCGACAGCATTGGTCGTCCGGACCTCCCCGGCGGTGACCAGAAACTGCTGCTGACCGGCATCCGTGAGAAATTGCTCACCCTGCCTGAAGACACCCGGATTTTCCCCGGACATGGATTCGAGACCAGCATCGGCAGAGAACGATCGGGCAATCCCTTCCTCTAA
- the recA gene encoding recombinase RecA, with amino-acid sequence MATKSNDADDKLAAARKKNLDLAISQIQKDFGETAIMRMGDGHRVDVDVIPTGNLLIDRALGVGGFPRGRIVEVYGPESSGKTTLTLTAIAQAQKKGGLAAFIDVEHALDPAYAAKLGVNIDDLLVSQPNSGEEALQICETLVRSNAIDVVVLDSVAALVTKQELAGEIGDSTVGTQARLMSAAMRKLTAFIAKARTTCIFTNQIREKIGVMFGSPETTPGGRALKFFASVRVDIRRISQIKATDGTIQGSRTRIKVVKNKVAAPFKEAEFDIMYNEGISSVGSLLDLALEFDIVQKRGSWFSYSGNQLAQGRDGAKLALKEDAALYEEIETKVKEAMAADKD; translated from the coding sequence ATGGCTACCAAATCCAATGACGCCGACGACAAACTCGCCGCAGCCCGTAAGAAAAATCTCGATCTTGCAATCTCTCAAATCCAAAAAGACTTCGGCGAGACCGCCATCATGCGCATGGGCGACGGCCACCGGGTCGATGTCGATGTCATCCCCACTGGCAACTTGCTGATCGACCGTGCTCTCGGTGTCGGTGGTTTCCCTCGTGGACGGATCGTGGAAGTTTACGGCCCAGAATCCTCCGGTAAAACCACCCTCACCCTGACTGCCATTGCCCAGGCCCAGAAAAAGGGAGGTCTGGCTGCCTTCATCGATGTTGAGCACGCACTGGACCCCGCCTACGCCGCCAAGCTCGGGGTGAATATTGACGATCTCTTAGTTTCCCAGCCGAACTCCGGTGAGGAAGCCCTGCAAATTTGTGAAACCCTGGTGCGCTCCAATGCCATCGATGTGGTGGTTCTGGACTCCGTGGCCGCGCTGGTCACCAAGCAGGAACTGGCCGGGGAAATTGGCGACAGCACCGTCGGCACCCAAGCGCGCTTGATGAGTGCCGCCATGCGGAAGCTCACCGCCTTCATTGCCAAGGCCCGCACCACCTGCATCTTCACCAACCAGATTCGTGAAAAAATCGGCGTCATGTTCGGTAGCCCGGAGACCACCCCAGGTGGCCGTGCGCTGAAGTTCTTCGCCTCTGTGCGCGTGGACATCCGCCGTATTTCCCAGATCAAAGCGACCGATGGCACCATCCAAGGTAGCCGCACCCGCATCAAGGTGGTGAAAAACAAGGTGGCCGCCCCCTTCAAGGAAGCGGAATTCGATATCATGTATAACGAGGGAATCTCCTCAGTCGGTTCCCTTCTGGACCTCGCACTCGAGTTCGACATCGTGCAAAAACGCGGCAGCTGGTTCAGTTATTCAGGCAACCAACTGGCGCAAGGACGCGACGGCGCCAAGCTGGCGTTGAAAGAAGATGCCGCGCTCTACGAAGAAATCGAGACCAAGGTGAAGGAAGCCATGGCTGCCGACAAAGACTAA
- a CDS encoding thiol-disulfide oxidoreductase DCC family protein, with amino-acid sequence MTDPKLQASPILFLDGDCVFCQKSATLLHRWDRYDRLHFAPLQGETAELLPQAWRQLTDENQQASGAAVLTEHYGTNKQTHWRGVDAILRALYHCGGISKLFWLLHFLPQWLKSPSYRWVARHRHRLTSGQPHCLIPDESFRKKMLP; translated from the coding sequence ATGACGGATCCCAAACTTCAAGCCAGCCCCATCCTCTTCCTCGATGGCGACTGCGTGTTCTGTCAGAAATCGGCCACCTTACTACATCGGTGGGATCGGTATGACCGGCTTCATTTTGCCCCGCTTCAGGGTGAAACAGCCGAGCTGTTACCCCAAGCCTGGCGACAACTCACAGATGAAAACCAGCAGGCTTCCGGTGCCGCTGTGCTTACCGAACACTACGGCACCAATAAGCAAACTCACTGGCGCGGAGTCGATGCGATCCTGCGCGCGCTCTATCATTGCGGCGGGATTTCCAAGCTCTTCTGGTTACTCCATTTCCTGCCGCAATGGCTCAAGTCGCCCAGCTACCGTTGGGTCGCCAGACACCGCCACCGACTCACATCCGGCCAGCCCCATTGCCTCATCCCTGATGAGTCCTTCCGGAAAAAGATGTTACCCTAG
- a CDS encoding AAA family ATPase, protein MSTLTTNTSFTEENRQLTEVREEIGKVVVGLGDLVDRLLISLLCNGHVLIEGVPGLAKTLTVSTMAQTLGGDFSRIQFTPDLLPGDLIGTLIYNQQTGDFTPHKGPVFSNIVLADEINRSPAKVQSALLEAMQEKQVTIGTDSYALDEPFLVLATQNPIEQEGTYPLPEAQLDRFMLKVMVQYPTMQEEHEIMKRMSVNAPKMKVRPIMTGDQILKMRESLDGIHANEAIEKYVLRLVDATRNPANYGLEELVPLINHGVSPRASIFLMKGARAHALLEGRDYVTPHDVKWIAMDVLRHRVSITYKAEAEGKDVEYILQRILSTVETVE, encoded by the coding sequence ATGAGCACCTTGACGACGAACACATCATTTACAGAAGAAAACCGCCAACTCACCGAGGTGCGCGAGGAGATTGGCAAGGTGGTGGTGGGCCTGGGAGATTTGGTTGATCGCTTACTGATCTCTCTGCTGTGCAACGGCCACGTGCTCATCGAGGGTGTTCCTGGCTTGGCGAAAACCCTGACCGTGAGCACCATGGCGCAGACGTTGGGGGGTGATTTCAGTCGGATCCAGTTCACTCCTGATCTGCTGCCCGGCGATCTCATCGGCACCTTGATTTACAACCAGCAAACTGGCGACTTCACTCCGCACAAGGGGCCGGTGTTTTCCAACATCGTCTTGGCGGATGAGATCAACCGGTCGCCGGCGAAGGTTCAGAGTGCTTTGTTAGAGGCGATGCAGGAAAAGCAGGTGACCATTGGCACCGATAGTTACGCTCTGGACGAACCCTTCCTCGTACTGGCGACGCAGAACCCGATCGAGCAAGAAGGCACCTACCCACTCCCTGAGGCGCAGCTCGATCGCTTTATGCTGAAGGTGATGGTGCAATACCCGACGATGCAGGAAGAGCACGAGATCATGAAACGCATGTCGGTGAATGCGCCGAAAATGAAAGTGCGCCCAATCATGACGGGGGATCAGATTTTGAAAATGCGCGAGTCGCTCGATGGCATTCATGCCAATGAGGCGATCGAAAAATACGTGCTGCGATTGGTCGATGCCACCCGCAACCCGGCGAACTACGGGCTGGAAGAATTGGTGCCGCTGATCAACCACGGCGTGTCACCGCGGGCGAGTATTTTCCTGATGAAGGGGGCGCGTGCACATGCATTGTTAGAAGGGCGCGATTACGTTACCCCTCACGACGTCAAATGGATTGCGATGGACGTGCTGCGGCATCGGGTATCGATCACTTACAAAGCGGAAGCCGAAGGGAAAGACGTGGAGTATATTCTCCAGCGTATCTTATCGACGGTGGAAACGGTGGAATAA
- a CDS encoding DUF58 domain-containing protein: MINQSELESKVRHIQVHSRKAVLELLAGEYRSCFKGMGIEFEDVREYSHGDDVRTIDWNVTARTGKPHVKTFMEERELSLYFLLDVSGSGDFGSGVFTKREMAANIFALLAFASAHNHDNVGLILFSDQIELHIKARKGQNHVMRMIDLIMRHEPKSQGTDIAGALDYLNQVRSRRCIAFVLSDFIDQSYSDALRQSAQQHDLICVSLSDVRERELPKSGMLEMVDAETGEMRSIDCSDSRLRKLVKSRSAGHQSQLQDLCREVNADLLPLDTEDDFLHEIIQFFRDRMNRSADA, translated from the coding sequence ATGATCAATCAGAGCGAGCTCGAAAGTAAGGTGCGCCACATTCAGGTGCACAGTCGGAAGGCCGTGCTTGAATTGCTGGCTGGCGAATACCGGAGCTGCTTCAAGGGCATGGGTATTGAGTTCGAGGACGTGCGCGAGTACAGCCACGGCGATGATGTGCGGACCATCGATTGGAATGTCACTGCCCGCACCGGAAAGCCGCATGTGAAAACCTTCATGGAAGAGCGCGAGCTATCGCTCTATTTCTTGCTCGATGTTTCAGGCTCTGGCGATTTTGGCAGTGGTGTGTTCACCAAGCGGGAGATGGCGGCGAACATTTTTGCTCTCTTGGCCTTTGCCTCGGCACACAACCACGACAACGTGGGGCTGATTCTTTTCAGCGACCAGATCGAACTCCACATCAAGGCGCGCAAGGGGCAGAACCATGTGATGCGGATGATCGATCTAATCATGCGCCACGAGCCGAAGTCTCAGGGAACCGACATCGCCGGCGCGCTGGACTACTTAAACCAAGTGCGTAGCCGTCGCTGCATCGCCTTTGTGCTCTCTGATTTTATCGATCAATCCTACAGTGACGCACTTCGGCAGTCGGCTCAACAGCACGACCTGATCTGCGTTTCGCTCAGTGATGTTAGGGAACGTGAACTTCCGAAAAGTGGCATGCTGGAAATGGTGGATGCGGAAACGGGGGAAATGCGCAGCATCGATTGCAGCGACAGCCGACTCCGAAAGTTGGTCAAAAGCCGCTCAGCCGGTCATCAATCGCAGTTGCAGGACCTCTGCCGTGAAGTGAATGCCGACCTGCTACCGCTGGATACGGAAGACGATTTCCTGCACGAAATCATCCAATTTTTCAGAGACCGGATGAACCGGAGTGCCGACGCATGA
- a CDS encoding vWA domain-containing protein produces the protein MTLTEPYYLLLLLLLPVLMIYQRRQRRKEAIRYPSFVFFEDSGRTWRQCLLFLPPLCLYLALACLIVCLARPQVESTGQREDREGIAIQMLVDVSTSMDTNIKTPEGAMTRMEVAKRVMEEFVAGDGDELSGRPDDMIGVISFARYSDSICPMTLGHDALVYMIQELTINDRPNEDGTAYGDATALAAAQLKEREDQVGQLKSKIILLLTDGENNSGEQMPLQAAAMAKEWGIRIYTISLQDENEPKVVKTDNGTFLQPQASSESDQVLEKMAQHTGGIFRTAHDMDSLQAVYEEINELEKTKVQEVEFMEYDEAFAHFAVAALLLLLLRYLLTSTLLRISP, from the coding sequence ATGACTCTAACCGAACCCTACTATCTGCTGCTTTTGTTGCTCCTGCCCGTGTTGATGATCTATCAGCGCAGGCAGCGGCGTAAGGAGGCGATCCGTTACCCGTCGTTTGTTTTCTTCGAGGACAGTGGTCGCACCTGGCGGCAGTGCTTGTTATTCCTGCCGCCGCTCTGTCTGTATCTGGCGCTCGCTTGTTTGATTGTTTGCCTGGCGCGGCCGCAGGTGGAATCGACCGGGCAACGTGAAGACCGGGAGGGGATTGCCATTCAGATGTTAGTCGATGTTTCCACCAGCATGGACACCAACATCAAGACGCCCGAGGGAGCGATGACGCGCATGGAGGTGGCGAAACGCGTGATGGAGGAATTTGTCGCCGGCGATGGCGACGAGTTGTCGGGTCGGCCCGATGATATGATAGGAGTCATCTCCTTTGCCCGCTACTCGGATAGCATCTGCCCGATGACCTTGGGGCATGATGCGCTGGTTTACATGATTCAGGAACTGACGATCAACGATCGGCCGAACGAAGATGGCACTGCCTACGGTGACGCCACCGCCCTGGCTGCCGCCCAACTCAAGGAGCGTGAGGATCAGGTGGGGCAGTTAAAAAGCAAGATCATCCTGCTGCTCACCGATGGCGAAAATAACAGCGGCGAACAAATGCCCCTGCAGGCCGCGGCCATGGCCAAGGAGTGGGGGATTAGGATTTATACCATCAGCCTGCAGGATGAAAACGAACCCAAGGTGGTGAAAACCGACAACGGCACCTTTCTTCAACCACAGGCCAGCTCAGAATCCGACCAGGTCTTGGAAAAGATGGCGCAGCACACCGGCGGCATTTTCCGCACCGCGCACGACATGGATTCACTGCAAGCGGTGTATGAGGAGATCAATGAGCTGGAAAAAACCAAGGTGCAGGAAGTCGAGTTCATGGAATATGATGAGGCCTTTGCTCACTTTGCCGTCGCGGCTCTCTTGTTGCTCTTACTGCGATATTTATTAACTTCCACCCTGCTCCGGATTTCACCCTGA